The nucleotide sequence TGCCTCCTAATTTATACAGATCGAATAATAATTAACTAATGTTTAGCGTGGGTGATTAGGGTGAGTGAGGTGTCCATGTACAAGTGCTAATCGGTAGAAATATCGATGATTGGGCGATCACTATCTAGGATCGATAATCTCAATAAACTTCTCTATTGATGGATTACTATCGATTAACGAAGGTAATACTTCAAAATCAAATCTTTGCCATCTTGTATGATACGAACCCACATGATCGACCCAAATTGGTAATTCAATCTGTCCCGTATTACTGGGATTTAGCCAATGCCATTTCCCTTGAATACTTTTTATCAAAGACACATCATCTACCGTATCATCACTCAAGCCAAGACAAACTAAGCCTGTGCGAGTAATCAGTTCAGGTGATTGAATCACTTCAATTAGACGTTGTTCAAGCGATCGCCCTGTTTGCTTTTTTTCGCCGCTGCTATCCACCCAACAAATAAACTCAATGTTACAGAGAGTTTCAATATAGTCAGGAGCATTACCAACCTTAGACTGCTTACTGGCGACACCATACTTATAGCGGCTCAACTTGCGTAGTGTTGTAGCAATTCTAGGCTGTTGTTTGTAAGCAAAGGCCAACTTAACACCAGTATGACAAGCCCTGAAGTATTCACCCACATGGGAAAGCAACATTCCATAGACAGTAGCAGGCGGTGGGAATGGGTATGTTTCGGCAAATGAACGTGCATAGGACTTGCGAAAACTTGCATAGGGAACTTCAATATGAAGAGCAATCAAGCGACACCTCCCGTTGTATCAGGAGCGATCTCTGAGTACTCCTGACCAAAAGTAGCAATACGTTTACGTGCCTCATTTGCCGCCGCAATCACACCAGAAAGTACAGTCACCTTCAACTCTTTGAGCTTTTCACCCTCATCAGTGTTGGCAACCTCACCACCAATAATTATTTCGGATGCGGGAATATCCCCAGATTCAATGCGATTAATGAGGCGGGCGATTGTGTAAGTGCGTTCTTCTTCGTTATGTTCAAAACAGTTTTGAATTTTAGAAGAATGGGCATTAGTAACGCGCAATACAATCGAAGCAGGCGAAAAATCATAAGCAAATCGGCTGTGATTACCAGCAACTTGTGGTGGGTCAATAATTGCCTCAATCAGACTAGCAATATGCTTCTTCTTCACCACATCACCGAGATTTAGCCCAAAAGAGTATTGATACTCAGTTGTGTGCATTTCTGCACTGTAAAGCGATAGTTGCCCTTTTGATTTTTCCCCAGAAACACAGTTAAAAGAAAGCTCTGCACGATAGGGACGTAAACTGACAGCACGACCGATTGCCAGAGGGCTTTGACGTTTTGTAGTTTTTCCCTTTGGCTTTTCCTTTTTCCGCTTTGCTTTTGGCTCATCAGATTCTTCTTCAGTTTCCACTTCTTCTTCTTTCTCCTTCGCTGCTGCTTCAGCATCCATGAAACCCATCAAATCATCATCAATAAATACATCACC is from Synechococcus sp. PCC 6312 and encodes:
- the cas5 gene encoding type I-MYXAN CRISPR-associated protein Cas5/Cmx5/DevS, with the translated sequence MIALHIEVPYASFRKSYARSFAETYPFPPPATVYGMLLSHVGEYFRACHTGVKLAFAYKQQPRIATTLRKLSRYKYGVASKQSKVGNAPDYIETLCNIEFICWVDSSGEKKQTGRSLEQRLIEVIQSPELITRTGLVCLGLSDDTVDDVSLIKSIQGKWHWLNPSNTGQIELPIWVDHVGSYHTRWQRFDFEVLPSLIDSNPSIEKFIEIIDPR
- a CDS encoding DevR family CRISPR-associated autoregulator — encoded protein: MPTHYLYGTILTSEAVAANNRGDNIGNTTTLQKVFHQDDVHTSVSAEAIRFALRYRFQLEATAPVNRSYDSSTGKLEYQDEKRTQWNPQGDVFIDDDLMGFMDAEAAAKEKEEEVETEEESDEPKAKRKKEKPKGKTTKRQSPLAIGRAVSLRPYRAELSFNCVSGEKSKGQLSLYSAEMHTTEYQYSFGLNLGDVVKKKHIASLIEAIIDPPQVAGNHSRFAYDFSPASIVLRVTNAHSSKIQNCFEHNEEERTYTIARLINRIESGDIPASEIIIGGEVANTDEGEKLKELKVTVLSGVIAAANEARKRIATFGQEYSEIAPDTTGGVA